The Saccharothrix variisporea genome has a segment encoding these proteins:
- a CDS encoding nitrate reductase subunit alpha — protein MSNSDSEIGDSLLRLARHFQRGETSADGRTLHQIGGRGADVFYRDRWAYDKVVRSTHGVNCTGSCSWKVYVKDGVITWEAQQTDYPSIGPDKPEYEPRGCPRGASFSWYTYSPARVRYPYVRGVLLEYYREAKERLKDPVLAWADIVEDPEKSRRYKAARGMGGFVRAEWWEAAEMVAAAHVHTIKRYGPDRVAGFSPIPAMSMVSHAAGARFVSLVGGSMLSFYDWYADLPVASPQVFGDQTDVPESADWFDAGYLIMWGSNVPVTRTPDAHYMTEARYRGQKVVVVSPDYADNTKFADEWLPARPGTDAALAMSMGHVILREFFVEKTTPYFTDYVKRYTDLPFLVTLTETDDGFVPGKFLTAADLGDLGEGAESKTVLLDAHGTPVVPPGSLGHRFTDSGQGSWNLDLGEVDPLLSVGGDDPVTVALPRFDTAEPGVLRRGVPTRIVAGRRVTTVFDLLLAQYGVRRGDLPGEWPTGYDDASQPYTPAWQEAITGVPAAKAEKIGREFADNAERSQGRSMILMGAGTNHWFHSDQIYRSFLALTMLTGCQGVNGGGWAHYVGQEKCRPITGWATLAFGLDWQRPPRQMQGTIFWYLATDQWRYDPFTSDVMSSPLASGRFAGRTAADNIALASRLGWMPSYPTFNRNPLDLADEAERLGKSAADHVVDGLKSGHLRFACEDPDAPENFPRVLTVWRANLLGSSAKGNEYFLKHLLGTDTNLRARDADGVRPQEVTWREEAPVGKLDLLLSLDFRMTSTTLFSDIVLPAATWYEKHDLSSTDMHPYVHAFSPAISPPWETKTDFEAFHRIARGFSWLAEKHLGKRKDIVAVALTHDTVDATAQPGGRVLDWKTGECEPIPGKTMPRLVVVERDYPAVGEKMAALGPLVEKVGLTTKGVTVHPDEEVEYLKGANGTIATGVAAGRPSLAKDTHAAEAILALSGTTNGRLATEGFRALERRTGTKLADLAAESEGKRITFPDTQARPVPVITSPEWSGSETGGRRYSPFTINTERLKPWHTLTGRQHFFLDHDWMFELGEQLPVFRPPLDMTALFDEPAVGALNGGALEGGVTVRYLTPHSKWSIHSAYQDNLHMLTLSRGGQAIWMSDRDAAKIGVKDNDWIEAVNRNGIVVARAIVSHRMPEGTVFMYHAQDKAVGVPRTESTGKRGGIHNALTRLMIKPSHLIGGYAQQSFALNYHGPTGNQRDEVTTIRRRSQEVQY, from the coding sequence GTGTCGAATTCCGATTCCGAGATCGGCGACTCGCTGCTGCGCCTGGCCCGGCACTTCCAGCGAGGTGAGACCTCCGCGGACGGGCGGACGCTGCACCAGATCGGTGGGCGCGGTGCCGACGTCTTCTACCGGGACCGGTGGGCCTACGACAAGGTCGTGCGGTCCACCCACGGCGTGAACTGCACCGGCTCCTGCTCCTGGAAGGTCTACGTCAAGGACGGCGTGATCACCTGGGAGGCGCAGCAGACCGACTACCCGTCGATCGGCCCGGACAAGCCGGAGTACGAGCCGCGCGGCTGCCCGCGGGGCGCCTCCTTCTCCTGGTACACCTACTCGCCCGCCCGGGTCCGCTACCCGTACGTGCGCGGCGTGCTGCTGGAGTACTACCGGGAGGCCAAGGAGCGGCTCAAGGACCCGGTGCTCGCGTGGGCCGACATCGTCGAGGACCCCGAGAAGTCCCGCCGGTACAAGGCCGCGCGCGGCATGGGCGGGTTCGTGCGGGCCGAGTGGTGGGAGGCCGCCGAGATGGTCGCCGCCGCCCACGTGCACACCATCAAGCGGTACGGCCCGGACCGGGTCGCCGGGTTCTCGCCCATCCCGGCGATGTCGATGGTCAGCCACGCGGCCGGGGCGCGGTTCGTGTCGCTGGTCGGCGGCTCGATGCTGAGCTTCTACGACTGGTACGCCGACCTGCCGGTGGCCAGCCCGCAGGTGTTCGGCGACCAGACCGACGTGCCCGAGTCGGCGGACTGGTTCGACGCCGGTTACCTGATCATGTGGGGCTCCAACGTCCCGGTCACCCGCACCCCGGACGCGCACTACATGACCGAGGCGCGCTACCGGGGCCAGAAGGTCGTCGTGGTGTCCCCGGACTACGCCGACAACACCAAGTTCGCCGACGAGTGGCTGCCCGCCCGGCCGGGCACCGACGCCGCGCTGGCCATGTCGATGGGGCACGTGATCCTGCGGGAGTTCTTCGTCGAGAAGACCACCCCGTACTTCACCGACTACGTCAAGCGCTACACCGACCTGCCGTTCCTGGTCACCCTGACCGAGACCGACGACGGTTTCGTGCCGGGCAAGTTCCTCACCGCCGCCGACCTCGGCGACCTCGGCGAGGGCGCGGAGTCCAAGACCGTCCTGCTCGACGCCCACGGCACACCGGTGGTGCCGCCCGGGTCGCTCGGGCACCGGTTCACCGACTCCGGCCAGGGCTCCTGGAACCTCGACCTCGGCGAGGTCGACCCGCTGCTGTCGGTCGGCGGCGACGACCCGGTCACCGTCGCGCTGCCCCGGTTCGACACCGCCGAGCCGGGCGTGCTGCGCCGGGGCGTGCCGACGCGGATCGTCGCGGGCCGCCGGGTGACCACGGTGTTCGACCTGCTGCTGGCCCAGTACGGCGTGCGCCGGGGCGACCTGCCCGGCGAGTGGCCCACCGGCTACGACGACGCCTCCCAGCCCTACACCCCGGCCTGGCAGGAGGCGATCACGGGCGTGCCCGCCGCCAAGGCCGAGAAGATCGGCCGGGAGTTCGCCGACAACGCCGAGCGCTCCCAGGGCCGGTCCATGATCCTCATGGGCGCGGGCACCAACCACTGGTTCCACTCCGACCAGATCTACCGCTCGTTCCTGGCGCTGACCATGCTCACCGGCTGCCAGGGCGTCAACGGCGGCGGCTGGGCGCACTACGTGGGCCAGGAGAAGTGCCGCCCGATCACCGGGTGGGCGACGCTGGCGTTCGGCCTGGACTGGCAGCGCCCGCCGCGCCAGATGCAGGGCACGATCTTCTGGTACCTGGCCACCGACCAGTGGCGCTACGACCCGTTCACCTCGGACGTGATGTCCTCGCCGCTGGCCAGTGGCCGCTTCGCCGGCCGCACCGCCGCCGACAACATCGCGCTGGCGTCCCGGCTGGGGTGGATGCCCAGCTACCCGACGTTCAACCGCAACCCGCTGGACCTGGCCGACGAGGCCGAGCGGCTGGGCAAGTCCGCCGCCGACCACGTCGTGGACGGGCTGAAGTCCGGGCACCTGCGGTTCGCCTGCGAGGACCCCGACGCCCCGGAGAACTTCCCGCGCGTGCTCACGGTCTGGCGGGCCAACCTGCTGGGTTCGTCGGCCAAGGGCAACGAGTACTTCCTCAAGCACCTGCTGGGCACCGACACGAACCTGCGCGCCCGCGACGCGGACGGTGTGCGCCCGCAGGAGGTGACCTGGCGCGAGGAAGCACCGGTCGGCAAGCTGGACCTGTTGCTGTCGCTGGACTTCCGGATGACGTCGACAACGCTCTTCTCCGACATCGTGCTCCCGGCGGCGACCTGGTACGAGAAGCACGACCTGTCCTCCACCGACATGCACCCCTACGTGCACGCCTTCTCGCCCGCGATCTCGCCGCCGTGGGAGACCAAGACCGACTTCGAGGCGTTCCACCGCATCGCGCGCGGGTTCTCGTGGCTGGCCGAGAAGCACCTGGGCAAGCGCAAGGACATCGTGGCCGTGGCGCTCACCCACGACACCGTGGACGCCACCGCCCAGCCCGGCGGGCGGGTGCTGGACTGGAAGACCGGCGAGTGCGAGCCGATCCCCGGCAAGACCATGCCGCGCCTGGTCGTCGTGGAACGCGACTACCCGGCGGTGGGGGAGAAGATGGCCGCCCTCGGGCCGCTGGTGGAGAAGGTGGGCCTGACCACCAAGGGCGTCACCGTGCACCCGGACGAGGAGGTCGAGTACCTCAAGGGCGCCAACGGGACCATAGCCACCGGTGTGGCCGCCGGCCGCCCGTCGCTGGCCAAGGACACCCACGCCGCCGAGGCGATCCTGGCGCTGTCCGGTACGACCAACGGCCGCCTGGCCACCGAGGGCTTCCGCGCCCTGGAACGGCGTACCGGCACCAAGCTCGCCGACCTGGCCGCCGAGAGCGAGGGCAAGCGGATCACCTTCCCCGACACGCAGGCCCGGCCGGTGCCGGTGATCACCTCGCCGGAGTGGTCGGGCAGCGAGACCGGCGGCCGGCGGTACTCGCCGTTCACCATCAACACCGAACGCCTCAAGCCGTGGCACACGCTCACCGGCCGCCAGCACTTCTTCCTCGACCACGACTGGATGTTCGAGCTGGGCGAGCAGCTGCCGGTCTTCCGGCCACCGCTGGACATGACCGCGCTGTTCGACGAGCCGGCCGTGGGTGCCCTGAACGGTGGGGCACTGGAGGGTGGTGTGACCGTCCGGTACCTGACCCCGCACTCGAAGTGGTCGATCCACTCGGCCTACCAGGACAACCTGCACATGCTCACCCTGTCCCGGGGCGGGCAGGCGATCTGGATGTCCGACCGGGACGCCGCGAAGATCGGCGTCAAGGACAACGACTGGATCGAAGCGGTCAACCGCAACGGGATCGTGGTGGCCCGCGCGATCGTCTCCCACCGGATGCCCGAGGGCACGGTGTTCATGTACCACGCGCAGGACAAGGCGGTCGGCGTGCCGCGCACCGAGTCGACCGGCAAGCGCGGCGGCATCCACAACGCGCTGACCCGGCTGATGATCAAGCCGTCGCACCTCATCGGCGGCTACGCCCAGCAGTCCTTCGCGCTCAACTACCACGGCCCCACGGGCAACCAGCGCGACGAGGTCACGACCATTCGCCGCCGCAGCCAGGAGGTGCAGTACTGA